In Agarivorans gilvus, one genomic interval encodes:
- a CDS encoding ABC transporter ATP-binding protein, producing the protein MSTPRANGNYSLRFLKSLYEYRPALVLLFSMNIIIVALHIPGPLIISYLFDGVIFQGDTEELIPICITLVALLICIPVLTALSLYLNNSIQHRISFETRQEFIGNLLDKNSSFIQSQRVANLLSRLRDASSARKQIIDILNRLFSNICFLAFVPVFMSFIDWRLTLVALLPLPCLLVLNALISQKITARTMDSAKDQAVMSTLSYESLYLFSSIVKLRIKDKVLRRLKAAALHFRKSDMKLRTLASVEISATGSVFAISFVACIFWGATRTVAGELSIGQLSAFLILASYLHNPLTELFKAVLQWREVDAYAKRYFDVLDEGNPEPKAGDSLELNGIDEIHLIAVNIGFNKHRFLLENVELKFSAGNAYLLGGQSGSGKSTLMATICGDREPLSGTISINQRSQEEYSRASLLSRLVLVPQDCQLFSTSLKNNVTSFRNRFTNKQVREALSWVELSDLESQLEDGLETKLGEGGRQLSYGERKRLVLARFLIGLDKGGVLVIDEGLSNLGGDLAQCIYKNIVTHIQPSILIVVSHEKHLANNVDEVFILRNAKVNRDSCPSLQVI; encoded by the coding sequence ATGAGTACACCCAGAGCAAATGGTAATTACAGCTTGAGATTTCTTAAATCTCTGTATGAATATCGTCCTGCCTTAGTTCTTTTGTTTAGCATGAACATCATTATTGTGGCGTTGCACATACCCGGACCTTTGATCATTTCCTACCTGTTTGACGGTGTCATTTTTCAGGGTGATACCGAGGAGTTAATACCAATATGTATCACCCTTGTTGCATTGCTTATTTGTATTCCAGTGCTAACAGCATTGTCCCTCTATCTGAATAATTCTATACAGCACCGTATATCTTTTGAAACAAGGCAAGAATTTATCGGAAATTTGTTGGACAAGAACAGTTCGTTCATTCAATCTCAGAGAGTGGCCAACTTGCTGTCAAGGTTACGAGACGCGAGTTCAGCTCGTAAACAAATCATAGATATACTCAATCGGCTTTTTTCAAACATCTGCTTTTTAGCTTTTGTACCTGTGTTTATGAGTTTCATTGATTGGCGGCTCACATTGGTGGCCTTACTTCCCCTTCCTTGCTTGCTCGTTTTGAACGCATTAATTTCTCAAAAGATTACAGCTAGGACAATGGACTCAGCTAAAGATCAGGCTGTTATGTCGACGTTATCTTATGAGTCTTTGTACTTATTCTCATCTATCGTGAAATTGCGAATAAAAGACAAAGTACTCAGACGGTTGAAAGCTGCGGCTCTTCATTTTAGAAAGTCAGATATGAAACTACGTACTTTGGCTTCAGTTGAAATCTCAGCAACTGGGAGTGTTTTTGCTATTTCTTTTGTGGCGTGTATTTTTTGGGGCGCTACCCGGACGGTGGCCGGGGAGCTATCAATTGGGCAGCTTTCCGCATTCTTAATATTGGCATCGTACTTACACAATCCGTTGACAGAACTGTTTAAGGCTGTTCTGCAATGGCGAGAGGTTGATGCATATGCAAAAAGGTATTTTGATGTTTTGGACGAAGGAAACCCAGAGCCGAAAGCAGGTGACAGTCTTGAATTGAATGGCATCGATGAGATCCATTTGATAGCTGTGAATATTGGCTTTAACAAACATAGGTTCCTGTTAGAGAACGTTGAACTAAAGTTCTCGGCTGGAAATGCCTATTTATTGGGTGGGCAGTCCGGTAGTGGTAAGTCAACTTTAATGGCCACAATCTGCGGAGATCGCGAACCTCTATCAGGTACTATATCTATAAATCAGCGAAGCCAAGAGGAGTACTCTCGGGCTTCATTGTTGAGTCGTTTGGTGCTTGTTCCTCAAGACTGTCAACTTTTTTCAACTTCTTTGAAAAACAATGTAACCAGCTTCCGGAATAGGTTCACAAACAAGCAAGTACGTGAGGCTCTTTCGTGGGTCGAACTCTCCGATTTGGAGAGCCAGCTGGAAGATGGTCTGGAAACAAAACTTGGTGAAGGAGGCCGACAGCTCTCATACGGGGAACGAAAACGCTTAGTGTTGGCTAGATTCTTGATAGGACTAGATAAAGGTGGAGTGTTAGTCATTGACGAAGGCCTGTCGAACCTTGGAGGTGACTTGGCTCAATGCATATACAAGAATATAGTGACGCATATTCAGCCAAGCATTCTCATAGTTGTATCTCACGAGAAGCATCTGGCAAATAATGTGGATGAAGTTTTCATCCTCCGAAATGCTAAGGTTAACCGAGATTCATGCCCTAGCCTTCAAGTTATTTAA
- a CDS encoding radical SAM/SPASM domain-containing protein, whose protein sequence is MSKIKLSGGLWDKLISKCSLGKNYLDVFVSAGISLLDTEKKWRASHGLEIREISVSRNYRSIRGETKALVYNAFYGGAATVGVGVDTVMNAIREGLTLPELFDRVSKEELVPILRALFRKKLLVYGEESNSAYCHLDSNRNAEGALINKLRLNLTKSCNMKCTYCYIAKPEKESHMDWEVAKKSIEVFCNNLRKHKRKKGLIRFFGGEPLLNWKVLRKCLLHAKSEFPDLSLSFFLNTNGTLIKEEKAQFLKEFSVHVAVSLDGIGEINDQNRVYSSGRGTFLKVDKAINTLLEEGVSTGIEVTLTEDNYPFLEDVIHYIHEKNTLYDSCVSVGLQSACFEGISLNKAPTPASWKAQRITEIIRLSASLSVDVSSGMVMFPWNTLISGERLGVYCGAIGGEVSVSPQGDLTPCAALETKMGTISNFEEALKSREYQNVVNRVVGNISACSGCDIEAFCSGGCVADAHTSSGDVFKTTQNCAIEKAVFHALAVEYIS, encoded by the coding sequence GTGTCTAAGATTAAATTATCAGGAGGACTTTGGGACAAGTTGATTTCTAAATGTTCGTTAGGAAAGAATTATTTAGATGTTTTTGTTTCCGCTGGTATCAGCCTTTTGGATACAGAAAAAAAATGGCGAGCTAGTCATGGTCTGGAAATAAGGGAAATATCGGTATCAAGAAATTACCGTTCGATACGGGGTGAAACTAAGGCACTCGTATATAACGCCTTCTACGGAGGGGCTGCGACGGTCGGAGTTGGTGTAGATACAGTAATGAATGCAATAAGGGAAGGTCTAACCCTTCCTGAGCTTTTTGATCGCGTATCAAAGGAAGAGTTAGTGCCGATATTAAGGGCTCTTTTTAGAAAAAAACTACTAGTGTATGGGGAAGAAAGCAATAGCGCATACTGCCATCTAGATTCAAACAGGAATGCGGAAGGAGCCTTGATCAACAAGTTGCGCTTAAACTTAACGAAAAGTTGCAATATGAAGTGCACTTACTGCTATATAGCCAAGCCCGAAAAAGAATCCCACATGGACTGGGAAGTCGCTAAAAAATCAATAGAAGTTTTCTGTAATAACCTAAGGAAACATAAGCGAAAAAAGGGATTGATAAGGTTCTTTGGAGGTGAACCATTATTGAACTGGAAGGTGCTAAGAAAATGTCTTTTGCATGCTAAATCAGAATTTCCGGATTTATCTCTTTCCTTCTTTTTAAATACTAACGGTACTCTGATCAAGGAGGAGAAAGCTCAATTTCTTAAGGAGTTTTCTGTTCATGTTGCGGTTAGCCTTGATGGGATAGGAGAAATCAATGACCAAAATAGAGTATACAGCTCTGGTCGAGGTACATTTCTCAAGGTAGATAAGGCAATAAACACATTGCTAGAAGAAGGGGTATCGACTGGAATTGAGGTAACCCTGACTGAGGATAATTACCCTTTTTTAGAAGACGTAATTCACTATATTCACGAAAAGAACACTCTATACGATTCCTGCGTGTCCGTGGGGCTTCAAAGCGCTTGCTTTGAAGGAATCTCTTTAAATAAAGCTCCGACACCAGCTTCGTGGAAAGCGCAGAGAATAACCGAGATCATCAGGCTTTCCGCTTCTCTGTCCGTTGATGTTAGCTCCGGAATGGTAATGTTCCCATGGAATACGCTTATTAGCGGTGAAAGGTTGGGGGTTTATTGTGGAGCTATTGGTGGAGAAGTATCTGTAAGTCCGCAAGGAGATCTCACACCTTGCGCTGCCCTAGAAACAAAAATGGGAACTATTTCAAATTTTGAGGAGGCACTTAAATCCAGAGAATATCAGAATGTTGTTAACCGTGTTGTTGGAAATATTTCGGCTTGTTCAGGGTGCGATATTGAAGCGTTTTGTTCTGGAGGTTGTGTGGCTGATGCTCATACCAGTTCTGGTGATGTATTCAAAACAACTCAAAACTGCGCTATTGAGAAAGCGGTGTTTCATGCTCTGGCAGTCGAGTACATCTCTTAA
- a CDS encoding transposase, producing the protein MPQPRKSQVSLDDTPYYHCVSRCVRRAYLCGEDKQTGKSYEHRRQWVEDYLLRLAEVFAVDVCAYAVMSNHTHIVLHVNQQQAEAWSVQEVLERWHRLHKGTLLTQMYLNPELRAQLDASQLQCINDTAEVYRQRLYDLSWFMRQLNEHIAREANKEDKCTGRFWEGRFKSQALLDEAALMACMAYVDLNPVRAKIESTPESSKHTSVKLRAKAVQQKKAQPKVLFPFVGNPRNNMPQGLPFQLHHYLELVDSTGRIVREDKRGHLRLEASPIMQRLGIAAEQWLSLSCEFEQHFSGAVGKERLLRQYHQHLGHKRTTGLSRCRCLLNSA; encoded by the coding sequence ATGCCTCAGCCAAGAAAATCGCAAGTAAGTTTGGATGATACGCCTTATTACCACTGTGTTTCCCGTTGTGTTCGACGGGCTTATTTGTGTGGTGAAGATAAGCAAACAGGCAAGAGCTATGAACATCGTCGCCAATGGGTAGAAGACTACTTGTTAAGACTAGCAGAAGTGTTCGCCGTTGATGTGTGCGCTTATGCCGTGATGAGTAACCATACTCATATCGTACTGCATGTGAATCAACAACAAGCTGAGGCTTGGTCAGTACAAGAGGTGCTTGAGCGCTGGCATCGCTTACACAAGGGCACTTTGCTTACCCAAATGTACTTAAACCCTGAGCTTCGGGCACAACTCGATGCCAGCCAGCTGCAATGTATAAACGATACCGCTGAAGTTTACCGCCAACGCCTCTATGACTTAAGTTGGTTTATGCGCCAACTGAATGAACATATTGCCAGAGAAGCCAATAAAGAAGATAAGTGTACTGGCAGATTCTGGGAAGGGCGTTTTAAATCGCAAGCCCTTCTAGATGAAGCCGCTTTAATGGCCTGTATGGCGTATGTGGACTTAAACCCAGTCAGGGCAAAAATCGAATCTACGCCCGAATCATCCAAGCACACCAGTGTTAAGCTAAGAGCCAAGGCAGTACAACAAAAGAAAGCCCAACCTAAAGTACTGTTCCCCTTTGTCGGTAACCCCAGAAACAACATGCCGCAAGGTTTACCTTTTCAACTGCATCATTACTTGGAATTAGTTGATAGCACTGGCCGGATTGTTCGAGAGGACAAGCGAGGCCACTTACGCCTAGAGGCTAGCCCCATCATGCAACGCTTAGGCATAGCAGCAGAGCAATGGTTGAGCCTAAGTTGCGAGTTTGAACAACACTTTTCCGGCGCAGTGGGTAAAGAGCGCCTATTACGCCAATACCATCAACACCTGGGTCATAAACGCACCACCGGCTTAAGTCGATGCCGTTGCTTGCTCAATAGCGCTTAA